Proteins co-encoded in one Brassica oleracea var. oleracea cultivar TO1000 chromosome C4, BOL, whole genome shotgun sequence genomic window:
- the LOC106342115 gene encoding transmembrane 9 superfamily member 12 has protein sequence MYRVIVLLVFVAQLCNGFYLPGSYMHTYSNGDSIFAKVNSLTSIETELPFSFYSLPYCKPLEGIKKSAENLGELLMGDQIDNSAYRFRMNTNESLYLCTTSPLNEHEVKLLKQRTRELYQVNMILDNLPALRFAKQNGVTIQWTGYPVGYSPPNSNDDYIINHLKFKVLVHQYEGNVMEVIGTGEEGMGVISEADKKKALGYEIVGFEVVPCSVKYDPEKMTKLHMYDPAPSVNCPLELDKAQIIKEHERITFTYEVEFVRSETRWPSRWDAYLKMEGARVHWFSILNSLMVIVFLAGIVFVIFLRTVRRDLTKYEELDKEAQAQMNEELSGWKLVVGDVFREPELSKLLCIMVGDGVRITGMAVVTIVFAALGFMSPASRGMLLTGMIILYLFLGIAAGYAGVRLWRTVKGTSEGWRSLSWSIACFFPGIAFVILTVLNFLLWSSNSTGAIPISLYFELLALWFCISVPLTLFGGFLGTRAEAIQFPVRTNQIPREIPERKYPSWLLVLGAGTLPFGTLFIELFFIFSSIWLGRFYYVFGFLLIVLLLLVVVCAEVSVVLTYMHLCVEDWRWWWKAFFASGSVALYVFAYSINYLVFDLQSLSGPVSAMLYIGYSLLMAIAIMLSTGTIGFLTSFYFVHYLFSSVKID, from the coding sequence ATGTACCGGGTTATCGTTTTGCTAGTGTTTGTTGCGCAGCTTTGCAATGGGTTCTACTTGCCAGGGAGTTATATGCACACATATTCAAACGGAGACTCAATCTTCGCCAAAGTCAATTCCTTGACGTCTATAGAAACCGAGCTTCCTTTCAGTTTCTATAGCCTTCCTTACTGCAAACCACTCGAGGGCATCAAGAAAAGTGCTGAGAATCTTGGGGAGCTTCTCATGGGGGATCAGATTGATAACTCTGCCTATAGGTTCCGGATGAACACCAACGAGTCTCTCTATCTCTGCACCACCAGTCCTCTGAACGAGCATGAGGTCAAGCTCCTGAAACAGAGAACGCGCGAGTTGTACCAAGTCAATATGATTCTCGATAACTTGCCTGCTTTGAGATTCGCCAAGCAAAATGGGGTTACCATCCAGTGGACTGGATACCCTGTTGGATATTCACCACCCAACAGCAATGATGATTACATCATCAATCACCTCAAGTTTAAGGTATTGGTCCATCAGTACGAAGGCAATGTCATGGAGGTCATTGGCACGGGTGAAGAAGGTATGGGTGTCATCTCCGAAGCTGATAAAAAGAAGGCCCTGGGTTATGAGATAGTTGGATTTGAGGTTGTTCCATGCAGTGTCAAGTACGATCCTGAAAAAATGACCAAACTTCACATGTATGACCCTGCTCCTTCAGTTAACTGTCCGTTGGAGCTTGACAAAGCCCAGATCATAAAAGAACATGAAAGGATAACCTTCACTTATGAAGTCGAATTTGTTAGAAGCGAGACAAGATGGCCATCAAGATGGGATGCCTATTTGAAAATGGAAGGTGCTCGTGTCCATTGGTTCTCTATACTGAACTCGCTTATGGTGATCGTCTTTCTCGCCGGTATAGTCTTTGTCATATTCCTGAGGACGGTTAGAAGGGATCTGACAAAGTACGAGGAGCTGGACAAGGAAGCGCAGGCACAGATGAACGAAGAGCTCTCTGGATGGAAACTTGTTGTCGGAGATGTGTTCAGAGAACCAGAACTTTCAAAGCTTCTATGCATTATGGTGGGAGACGGTGTTCGGATTACAGGAATGGCTGTTGTCACTATTGTTTTCGCAGCACTAGGATTCATGTCGCCTGCATCAAGAGGAATGTTACTAACCGGGATGATTATTCTCTATCTTTTCTTGGGTATTGCTGCTGGGTACGCTGGTGTCCGGCTCTGGAGAACCGTCAAAGGAACTTCAGAAGGATGGAGATCACTATCCTGGTCCATCGCATGCTTCTTCCCGGGTATAGCTTTTGTTATACTAACAGTGTTGAACTTCCTTCTCTGGAGCAGCAACAGCACTGGCGCCATCCCAATATCACTCTACTTTGAGCTCTTGGCTCTCTGGTTCTGCATCTCGGTTCCCCTCACCTTGTTTGGAGGATTCTTAGGCACGCGAGCAGAAGCAATTCAGTTTCCAGTGAGAACCAACCAGATTCCAAGGGAGATCCCAGAACGTAAATACCCGTCATGGCTTCTAGTCCTTGGAGCAGGAACACTTCCTTTCGGAACTCTGTTCATAGAACTCTTCTTCATATTCTCCAGCATATGGTTAGGCAGATTCTACTACGTATTCGGGTTCTTACTCATAGTGCTGCTTCTTTTAGTAGTTGTGTGTGCAGAGGTATCAGTGGTGTTGACCTACATGCACCTCTGCGTGGAAGATTGGAGATGGTGGTGGAAAGCTTTCTTCGCATCTGGTTCAGTCGCCTTGTATGTCTTTGCTTACTCCATCAACTATTTGGTGTTCGATCTCCAAAGTCTGAGTGGACCGGTCTCGGCTATGCTTTACATTGGCTACTCTCTGCTTATGGCCATTGCAATAATGCTCTCAACGGGAACCATTGGCTTCCTTACTTCCTTTTACTTCGTCCACTATCTGTTTTCCTCTGTCAAAATCGATTGA